One window from the genome of Lentibacillus daqui encodes:
- a CDS encoding Mrp/NBP35 family ATP-binding protein: MLQKEEVIQLLSSVKDPFLHKTLEETGGVKEVTIKEEKKHVSVKLAIGKTNTSEQMQLQQQVVGILKKNGATTVGLRFEQLPDEVIQKFQPAAEKAQEASLMGGNSNPNFIAISSGKGGVGKSTVTVNLAIALHRLGKKVGIIDADIYGFSVPDMMGVETRPVVRNEKIYPVERMGVKVISMGFFVEDNSPIIWRGPMLGKMLNSFFKEVEWGDLDYLLLDLPPGTGDIAMDVHELLPTCKEVIVTTPHPTAAFVAARAGQMAIKTNHQILGVVENMAYFESEKTGEKEYVFGHGGGKKLAEVLKTKVLGQLPLKQPYEEEDVFAPSVYQQDHPLGQEYHRMASKIVAEVEG; encoded by the coding sequence GTGTTACAGAAGGAAGAAGTCATTCAGTTACTGAGCTCGGTTAAGGATCCTTTTTTACATAAAACACTGGAAGAAACGGGTGGTGTAAAAGAGGTTACCATAAAGGAAGAGAAGAAACATGTCAGTGTCAAATTGGCAATCGGGAAGACAAATACTAGCGAGCAAATGCAGCTGCAACAGCAAGTCGTCGGTATTTTGAAGAAGAATGGTGCCACTACAGTTGGACTGCGTTTTGAACAGTTGCCTGATGAGGTGATTCAGAAATTCCAGCCAGCTGCAGAAAAAGCGCAAGAGGCATCATTAATGGGTGGAAATTCCAATCCGAATTTTATCGCTATTTCCAGTGGTAAAGGGGGCGTTGGGAAATCGACTGTAACCGTTAACCTGGCGATTGCTTTACATCGTCTTGGCAAGAAGGTTGGCATTATCGATGCAGATATTTACGGATTTAGTGTCCCTGATATGATGGGAGTGGAGACACGTCCAGTCGTTCGCAATGAAAAAATCTACCCGGTTGAACGGATGGGTGTAAAAGTTATTTCCATGGGTTTCTTTGTAGAGGACAACTCCCCAATCATTTGGCGCGGACCAATGCTTGGGAAAATGTTAAATAGCTTTTTCAAGGAAGTGGAATGGGGCGATTTGGATTATTTGCTTCTTGATCTGCCACCGGGAACAGGGGATATTGCCATGGATGTGCATGAACTGTTACCGACTTGTAAGGAAGTCATTGTGACAACACCACATCCAACTGCAGCATTTGTAGCGGCTCGGGCAGGGCAAATGGCGATTAAAACAAATCACCAAATCCTGGGCGTTGTCGAAAATATGGCTTATTTTGAAAGTGAGAAAACCGGTGAAAAGGAATATGTATTCGGCCATGGTGGCGGTAAAAAGTTGGCAGAAGTATTAAAAACCAAAGTTCTTGGACAGCTGCCACTAAAACAGCCATATGAGGAAGAGGATGTATTTGCACCATCTGTATATCAGCAAGATCATCCACTTGGACAAGAATATCACCGGATGGCATCGAAAATTGTGGCTGAAGTGGAAGGGTAA
- the gerD gene encoding spore germination lipoprotein GerD: MLRAIFISFAALAILSLSACSDGQSSAVQKSDYDTTKKMVLDILQTEDGKKALKELLADEQMKQQLVMQDDTVKKAVNEALVSDEGKQMWEKLFSDPTFVNSFAKSMATEHQKLMKELMKDPDYQKQMLSLLKNPQMQEQMLNVMQSQKFRDHLQDTVKETLQSPTFQAKMTETLLKAAEEQGQQKQGKGDKGNKGDNASEEGIG, encoded by the coding sequence ATGCTTCGGGCAATTTTTATATCCTTTGCTGCGCTGGCCATCCTAAGCCTATCTGCCTGTAGCGACGGACAAAGCTCTGCCGTACAGAAATCAGACTACGATACAACGAAGAAAATGGTTTTAGATATATTACAAACGGAAGATGGAAAAAAAGCACTTAAAGAATTATTGGCTGATGAACAAATGAAACAACAGCTTGTTATGCAGGATGATACCGTCAAAAAAGCGGTTAATGAGGCGCTTGTCTCTGATGAAGGGAAACAGATGTGGGAGAAGCTTTTTAGTGATCCAACATTTGTGAACAGTTTTGCTAAATCAATGGCAACCGAGCATCAAAAGTTGATGAAGGAACTCATGAAGGATCCCGATTATCAGAAGCAAATGCTAAGCCTCCTCAAAAATCCGCAAATGCAAGAGCAAATGCTAAACGTAATGCAAAGCCAGAAATTCCGTGATCATTTGCAGGACACTGTTAAAGAAACATTGCAAAGTCCAACATTCCAGGCAAAAATGACAGAAACCCTGTTAAAGGCTGCTGAGGAACAAGGGCAGCAAAAACAAGGAAAAGGGGATAAAGGCAACAAAGGGGATAATGCCTCTGAAGAAGGAATTGGATAA